The nucleotide window GGTGTAGGCCAGAAAGCCGAGGGCGATGTCGTGGTCGGCACGGGCGGGCTGCCAGGGAAGGGGAGACGTGTCGCGGGTGGGCGTGACGGTATGCGTACCTGCGGGAGTCGGCAGGCCGAGGAAGGCGGCCAGCGCGGCGTCGGTGTGCGGGCCGGGTTCATGATCCGGGGGAAGAGTGTCGGACGCGGGATCGCCCAGGCACAGTTCCTGACGCGGGCCGATGCCGACGAGACAGCACGGGCCTTGCGCCTCGCCACCGGGCCAGACCGTCCAGCCGGGGGGCATGGCGGTGTGGATGTGGGGGGCGCCGGTTACGTCGGCGGTGCCGGAAGGCTGGCCGGATGGGGCGGCGCCAGCACACGGGGCATCCGCCCCGTCTGCATCCCCGTGACCGGGGTCGGGGTGACACAACAGCAGGTCGGCGCCCTGCCGGGCGCAGGCCAGGGCGAAGGACGCGAAGACGTCGGCGTCAGCGCAGGCCGAGAGCATGCAACGCATGGCGTATCCACCACACCCCGTCCGGGGTGAGGAACGATTCGGGGTGAAACTGGTAGCCCAGCAGGGGCAGGCATTGGTGCCGGGCGGCCATGACCACGCCTTGCCCGTTGCGGGCCAGCACGCGCATGCCCGCGCCCATGGCGGACAGGTGCAGCGAATGGTAGCGGGCCACGGTGCGGACCTGCCCGGCGTAGTGCAGCGTGTCCGGCTTGCCGTGCACGCACCCGGGCAGCGGCGCGGTGACCCCGCCGAAATGGGCGTTGATGATTTGCAGGCCAAGGCAGATGCCCAGCACGGGGACCGGCACGGGGCAGGATTGGACACACGGGAGAGATGCCGTGGCGGTGGGCGCGGCTGCGGACTGGTTGGGGGACGGACCGGCGGTTGCGATCTGCTCGGCAGCCTGCTCGGCGGACGAACCGGCGGCCTGACCAGCGGGCGAATCAGCAGGCGGGTGGGCCTGCGCCCCTCCATCCGCTGCGTGCGGTTTGTGCACCCGCGTGACCTCGCCGCCCAGCAGCGGCGCGTACTGCGGATATTCCTCCGGCGTGCCGGGGCCGGGTGAGATTACCAGCAGGTCCCAGTGGGTTGCGGGGGCTGCGGGGGCCGGGCCATCGGTCGCATGGGGCCAGCCGTCCGTGACCGCATCCAGCCGATCTACCGGGACTACTGTGGGCACACAGCCGGTGGCGGCCACCAGCAGATGTTCGAGGTTGCGCGTGAAGCTGTCGTGATTGTCGGCAAGCAGGATGCGCATGCGGTGGTGGTGCGGCGTCCGGTGGTGCCGGGCCGGGCTACCCCTCCATCCAGATGATGGACGCCTGCCGTCCGGTGGTGGCGGCGCGGCGGTAGGAGAAGAAGTCGTCGGGCAGGGTGTGGGTGCACAAGTCCAGCCCGTAGATGCGTTCCGGCAGCAGGCCCGCCTCGGCAAGCTGGTGGCGGGTCAGCGTCCACAGGTCCATGGTGCGGCTGGCCGAGCGGAACCAGCGGGCGAAGTCCTGCCCCCATTCCGTGGCGAAGTTGACGAATTCCGCCGCCGCCGGGCCAAGGCTGGGGCCGCGCACGGCCAGCACCTCGCGCGGGGGAAATCCGTAGCGCTCGCAAAAGGCGCGCACGCCCGATTGCGGAAAGCCGATGCGGTTGCCCCGCCACCCGGCGTGCAGCGCGGCCACGTACTTGCCGCTTTCATGCGCCAGCAGGATGGGCTGGCAGTCCGCCGTCTTGATGACCAGACCCACGCCGGGGCGCGAGGTGGCAAGGCCGTCGGCCTGGGCCACAGGGGTTGCGGCCAGCGCGGCGGCCAGTTGCACCGGTTCCGGGTCGATGATTAGGGCATCGCCGTGTACCTGTTTGGCCTCCACCCATTCGGACAGGTCCAGGCTGGCGGCCAGGGCTGCGCGGTTGGCGGCCACGGCGGCGGAGTCGTCGCCCACCTCGTAGGAAATGTTGCCCCCGGCCCACGGACCATCGGAGATGCCGCCGCGTCGGGTCTGGAAGGCGCACTGCACCCCCGGCACGCCCGGAAAGGCGAAGCGGATGCAACGCGGGGTTACGTCATCGGGATTGGCGGCGGGGGCGCCGGTACGGGAAAGCGGCGGAAAGGCCAGCGACGGGGTGGTTACAGCCATGTCAGTCCCTCCTCGGTGCACAGTGCATGGACGGGGCGGTCCCATGGGGCCACGGGCAGCGCCGGTACGATCTGGAACGCGTAGGCCAGCCCCACCAGCGCGGTGCGGGCCATGGCCGGGTGGGCCAGGAATCGGTCGTAGTAGCCCGCGCCGTGGCCAAGGCGGTTGCCTTGCCGGTCGAAGGCCACGCCGGGGATGATGGCGAGGTCTGGCGCAAAGGCGGACGCATGGCCGGGCTCGGCATTCATGTCGATGGCCGGGCAGCGGGTGGGGTCCGGTTCCGCGATGCCGTAGCGTCCGGGTTTGAGGTCCGCCGCGCAGGCGCAGGGGGCCAGGCACATCTCGTTGTCGCAGTTGGCGGTGGGGACGGCGGCGCCAGTTGCGGAGGGTGCGGGGCCGGTTGTGGGGGACGTGGGGGACGCGGGGGGCGCGGGGGACGCGGACGCAGGCGTCACGCAGCGCGGCAGCAGCACCTGCTTGCCGTCCGCCCAGGCGGCATCCAGCAGGCGGGCGGTGGCGGTTTCGTTGCGCACGGCCACGTACAGCAGCACCTGTCGGGCGGCCTGCCATGTCGGTGACGCCAGCAAGGCATTTTGCGCGGCATCACCCAGGCGGGCGGCCTCGTCGGGGGGCAGCGCGGCGCGGCGGGCCAGCATGGCGTGGCGCAGGGCCTGTCGGGCTTCGACGTCTGGCGGGGTTGGGTGCGTCATGTGGGGTGCCGGGGCAAGTTTCAGGGTGTGCGCTGCCTGGTGTTGGGGAACCGCAGGGGCCGAGAAATAATGAAGCAGCCCTGAAGCGGACTTACTGGCGCTGGCCTTTCACCGCCGGTCAGTCCGCATGCCTTGCCGCAGCGGCGTGGCGGGTGGGCGGGGCCGCTGCGGCCTGCGGAGAGTTTTGTCAGGTGGCGGGTGCGTGGTGTAAAGTGCGGACGCGGGCGGCGTCCAGCTGACAACCGAGCGGCAATCGGGCCGCAATCAGGCAGCAACCCCATTTCATACGCCCTCTCCGTCGCGCAATCTAACAAGGAAGGCATCGCATGCAAAGCGCACCCTACTGGATAGCGTTCGGCGACATCCACGACGACGTTTCGCCCATCTCGGACATTCCCGGCCTGTCCGAGGCGGCGGGCGTGATCATTACCGGGGACATCACCGTGGTTGGCGGCGTGCGCCAGGCCGAGCGCGTGCTGTCGGCCATTGTCGCGCGCAACCCGGCCATCCACGCCCAGATCGGCAACATGGACAAGGCCGAGGTGACCGACTGGCTGGACGGGCGCGGCTGGAACATCCACCGCGCCGCGCGCGAACTGGCCCCCGGCGTGGGCCTGCTGGGCGCGGGCTATTCCACGCCCACTCCCTTCGGCACGCCCAGCGAGGTGCCGGAAGCGCGGCTGGCCGAATGGCTGGACGCGCTGCGGGCCGAGGCGGGCCGCTGGTCCCGGCTGGTGCTGGCCGTGCACACCCCGCCCAAGGACAGCCTGTGCGACAAGCTTGGCAACGGCGCGCACGTGGGCAGCCCGGCGGTGCGGGCGTTCATAGAGACGGTGCAGCCGGACGTGTGCCTGTGCGGGCACATCCACGAATCGCGGGCGGTGGACCGCATCGGCCGCACCGTGGTGGTGAACCCCGGCGCGCTGGGTGCGGGCGGCTACGCCGTGGTCAGCGCCCCGGAAGACGGCCCGCTGACGGCGGAACTGAAGGTGCTGCGGGGGTAGCAGGGCGAGATTTGAAGAGCGGACGTGCCGGTTTGCCCGGTGAAACGACGGGGGGCTGGCGGACAGCGCCGCCAGGTCTGCGCGAAAAAGCAGGTTCCCGCGAAATTTTTATCCTGCTGTGTCGGCGTGTTGTTCTTCTTCTTTGATGTTTCTCCAGTTTTCTGTTGACACCGGGTGGCTGCGGGCATACTTCTAACGACCCGACGGCAAGGCCCAGCCCACGCCGCCGGATCCGAATTCCGCAGGTGACGCGGGGTGGAGCAGCTCGGTAGCTCGTCGGGCTCATAACCCGAAGGTCGTCGGTTCAAATCCGGCCCCCGCAACCATATTTGAAGGCCTCATGAGGAAACTCATGGGGCCTTCAATTTGTTATGAAACGACGGTTTCATAATAGCAGTCATCCGCTAGTCTCAATAGGATAGACTCTGGTTTGAGATCTATCGTTGTGTCTTTTAGTGCGTTTTTTGTATTAATTTGTCTTTGTGCTGATATTCTGTAGTAGTGAATTGTTAATATTAGTAGTGCTCCAAGTGAGTTTATGGCATTTTGGAGCGTTGCTTTATTAAAGTTTGTGTCGCGTTCATGTTTGACTTTTTGATGATCGTTCCACCATGCGGGATTTTCCCCGTGCTTCCATTTCTTCCATGGGATAAATGTGAGACCGTATCTGTGCATAAAAACTTGTGTGTCTGCTATTCCAGGTATTAAATCTATTACGTCGTCTCTGTATGTGTTTATGCCAGCGTATTTTTTTTCTTGGTTTACTTTTTTGCAAAGCATTTTTGCTACAGTATCAACTTCGGATGATGTTGTTAAAAGTAGATGTGCAAGAGCAATTGAATATGTACGATAATTCGAATCTGAGAATTCAATATATCTTGAAATTGTCTCTAGATCTCGCTCTAGTGCTAAGAAGTAGTTCCAGTGTATGTTTCCACCTGTTGTTGTAATAGCCATGTTCTGTGGCGCTCCTTTTAATTGGTATTGGCGTTGCTACTGGTGGTATGTTTGTGTTGCGGAATGAGTAAAGGATGCACGTTGTGATGAAGCTTGGCAATTATTTAGCGATATGCAATGCTGCGTGGTGGTTTGTTGAGGCTGCTGGGCACATTTAAGAAGGTAAATAGCTATGTTGCGTAGGGGGAGCTTGGGATGGGATTATTTGTTTGCTCACCGGTGAGGTCCCCTTGCCCCTGCGGCGAATCTCTCCTATATTCTCCGCACGAGGTGCGGTGAATGTGCCCTTTTATCCATGAATTTCCCGATTGGCCCGCCTTCCGCTGGGATAGCGAGCGCCTGGCCGCGCCGCTGGCTGCCGTGCGGCACCGGCAGGGGCGGCTTTTGGGGCGCATGGAAGC belongs to Nitratidesulfovibrio sp. and includes:
- a CDS encoding aminodeoxychorismate/anthranilate synthase component II, with the protein product MRILLADNHDSFTRNLEHLLVAATGCVPTVVPVDRLDAVTDGWPHATDGPAPAAPATHWDLLVISPGPGTPEEYPQYAPLLGGEVTRVHKPHAADGGAQAHPPADSPAGQAAGSSAEQAAEQIATAGPSPNQSAAAPTATASLPCVQSCPVPVPVLGICLGLQIINAHFGGVTAPLPGCVHGKPDTLHYAGQVRTVARYHSLHLSAMGAGMRVLARNGQGVVMAARHQCLPLLGYQFHPESFLTPDGVWWIRHALHALGLR
- a CDS encoding polyphenol oxidase family protein, whose amino-acid sequence is MAVTTPSLAFPPLSRTGAPAANPDDVTPRCIRFAFPGVPGVQCAFQTRRGGISDGPWAGGNISYEVGDDSAAVAANRAALAASLDLSEWVEAKQVHGDALIIDPEPVQLAAALAATPVAQADGLATSRPGVGLVIKTADCQPILLAHESGKYVAALHAGWRGNRIGFPQSGVRAFCERYGFPPREVLAVRGPSLGPAAAEFVNFATEWGQDFARWFRSASRTMDLWTLTRHQLAEAGLLPERIYGLDLCTHTLPDDFFSYRRAATTGRQASIIWMEG
- a CDS encoding 5-formyltetrahydrofolate cyclo-ligase; its protein translation is MTHPTPPDVEARQALRHAMLARRAALPPDEAARLGDAAQNALLASPTWQAARQVLLYVAVRNETATARLLDAAWADGKQVLLPRCVTPASASPAPPASPTSPTTGPAPSATGAAVPTANCDNEMCLAPCACAADLKPGRYGIAEPDPTRCPAIDMNAEPGHASAFAPDLAIIPGVAFDRQGNRLGHGAGYYDRFLAHPAMARTALVGLAYAFQIVPALPVAPWDRPVHALCTEEGLTWL
- a CDS encoding metallophosphoesterase family protein, which translates into the protein MQSAPYWIAFGDIHDDVSPISDIPGLSEAAGVIITGDITVVGGVRQAERVLSAIVARNPAIHAQIGNMDKAEVTDWLDGRGWNIHRAARELAPGVGLLGAGYSTPTPFGTPSEVPEARLAEWLDALRAEAGRWSRLVLAVHTPPKDSLCDKLGNGAHVGSPAVRAFIETVQPDVCLCGHIHESRAVDRIGRTVVVNPGALGAGGYAVVSAPEDGPLTAELKVLRG